The genomic stretch CGATGCGGGGCGCGACACTTCACCGGCTGTCCCTCCCGCCGTTACCAGCGGTCGGCCGGGTGCTGGCCCTGGCAGCGGCCGCGCGCCGTCTCGTCGCGCGCGGCGGCTGGGACGTGGTGCAGAGCCACGAGCGCACGCTCTGCCAGCAGATCTACCGGGCCGGGGAAGGATGCCACCGCGCCTACCTGGCGAGCCGTGACCGCCCGGCGGCGCGCGGGCTCTACCATCGCGTCGTGCTCGCGCTCGAGCGCCGTGTCTTCGAGCGTACCCCGCGCATCGTCGCCATCGCGCGCGCCGGAAAGCGCGAGATCGAGACGCTCTACCACGTCCACCCGGGGCGCGTTTCTGTCGTCTACAACGGCGTGGACCTGGAGCGCTTTCACCCGCGCAAGCGTGCGGCGCTGCGTCCGGCCGCCCGGGCGGAGGCGGGGATTCCCACCCAGGCCTGGGCCGTGCTCTTCGTGGGCAGCGGGTTCGAGCGGAAGGGGCTCGCGGCGGCCATCGAGGCCCTCGCCGCGCTCGGCGATCGAGCGAGCCGCCTGCTCGTCGTGGGCAAGGGCGACACCGCCCCCTACGGCGCGCTCGCCGCGCGGCTGGGGGTGGCCGAGCGCGTGATCTGGCTGGGGCCACGCCCCGACATCGAGCGGTGGTATGCGGCGGCCGACGTCTGCGTCCTCCCGACGCGGTACGAGCCGTTCGGCAACGTCCACCTGGAGGCCCTGGCCTCCGGGCTCGCCGTCGTCACCAGCGCTCTGGCGGGGGGCAGCGAGGTCGTGCGGCCGGGCGTCAACGGCGCCGTCACCGACCCCCGCGACCCCCGCGACATCGCGGCGGCGTTGCAGGCGGTGCGCGACCTCACGCCGTCTCGCGCTGCCGAGATGGCGGCAGCGGCCCGCGCCTCGGCGGAGCCCTTCACCTACGCCGCTCAGGTCGCGGCCCTGGGGCGGCTCTACGCGGAGTGCGTCGCGGGGAAGGCCAATTTGTCTTGAGAAAACCGGGGCTTGGCCTTAGACTGCAAAAAGTGGCGTCCCGGCTCGGGGTGTTCATCGACCGCGACGGAACTCTCACTGAGGAAGTGGGATACGTCAACCATCCCAACCGACTCCAGCTTCTTCCGCGCGCGGCCCAGGCCGTCAGAGCGCTGAACGCCGCCGGCGTGGCCGCGGTCGTGGTCACCAACCAGGCGGGCGTGGCGCGCGGGTACTTCTCCGAGGAGGTGCTGCACGCGGTCAACGCCGAGCTGGTCGCTCAGCTCAAGCAGGCGGGCGCCCACCTGGACGGGATCTATGTCTGTCCGCACCATCCGACCGATGGCCAGCCGCCGTACCGGGCCGACTGCGACTGCCGCAAGCCCAAGCCCGGGCTGCTGCTGCGCGCAGCGTCGGAGCTGGGGCTGGACCTGCGCGCCTCCGCGGTCGTCGGCGACAAGCCGTCCGACCTCGTCGCCGCCGGCGCCGTCGGCGCCCGGAGCGTCCTCGTCTTGACGGGCTACGGCCGAGGCGAGTGGGAGTACCGCCGGGCGAGCTTCCCGGCCATGCCCGATCACGTCGCGAGCGATCTGCTCGACGCCGTCGAGTGGATCCTCGGTGAGCGCGCCCGGTGATGGCCGAAGCCAGGCGG from Candidatus Methylomirabilota bacterium encodes the following:
- a CDS encoding glycosyltransferase family 4 protein, with the translated sequence MRLLIIARPFVFHGGVEHATAGLVQALVEHGYDVHLASPPGQPPMRGATLHRLSLPPLPAVGRVLALAAAARRLVARGGWDVVQSHERTLCQQIYRAGEGCHRAYLASRDRPAARGLYHRVVLALERRVFERTPRIVAIARAGKREIETLYHVHPGRVSVVYNGVDLERFHPRKRAALRPAARAEAGIPTQAWAVLFVGSGFERKGLAAAIEALAALGDRASRLLVVGKGDTAPYGALAARLGVAERVIWLGPRPDIERWYAAADVCVLPTRYEPFGNVHLEALASGLAVVTSALAGGSEVVRPGVNGAVTDPRDPRDIAAALQAVRDLTPSRAAEMAAAARASAEPFTYAAQVAALGRLYAECVAGKANLS
- a CDS encoding HAD family hydrolase, producing MASRLGVFIDRDGTLTEEVGYVNHPNRLQLLPRAAQAVRALNAAGVAAVVVTNQAGVARGYFSEEVLHAVNAELVAQLKQAGAHLDGIYVCPHHPTDGQPPYRADCDCRKPKPGLLLRAASELGLDLRASAVVGDKPSDLVAAGAVGARSVLVLTGYGRGEWEYRRASFPAMPDHVASDLLDAVEWILGERAR